Part of the Pseudomonas chlororaphis genome, TTCGCCGATCAGGATCCGCACCAGCGGATGCGGCAACGTCAACGGCGACAACGACCAGCGTTGGTCGGCCCGGGCACAGACTTCCGGCGCCAGCCCTTCGGGGCCGCCGACCATGAAATTGACCGTGCGCGAATCCAGCCGCCAGCGATCGAGCTCCACCGCCAGTTGCTCGGTGCTCCAGGGCTTGCCATGGACTTCGAGGGTGACGATCCGCTCGTTCGGCCCGACCTTGGCCAGCATGGCTTCGCCTTCCTGGCGGATGAAGCGCGCCACGTCGGCGTTCTTGCCACGGGTATTGAGCGGAATTTCCACCAGTTCCAGCGCCAGTTCGGACGGAAGACGCTTGGCATACTCATGCCAGCCTTCTTCCACCCACTTGGGCATGCGGGAACCGACGGCGATCAGGCGCAGTCGCACAGCGAACCCTTACTGCTGGTCTTTGTTGAGCTTGGTGAAATGCTCATGGGTGTTTTCCGGGCTGTGGTGACGGGCATCCGCCGCACGGCTCTGCTCGGCACCGGCCCACAGGCGCTCCAGGTCATAGAACTGGCGGGCCGAGGCGGTCATCATGTGCACGATGACGTCATCCATGTCCAGCAGGACCCAGTCGCTGTCGCCCTTGCCTTCTTCACCCAGCGGCTTGACGCCCTGGGCCTTGACCGCTTCGCGGACCTTGTCCAGCATCGCGCCGATCTGGCGGTTGGAGGTACCGGTGGCGATGATCATGAAGTCGGTGATGCTCTGCTTGTCGCGAACGTCGATCACCTGGATGTCCTGGGCCTTGACGTCTTCCAGGGCGGCAACGGACACCTTGACCAGCTCTTCGCCGGCCAATGCGGCGCCCACGTGGGCCTCTACCGGCAGCGGGGCGCTCTTGAACGTGCCCTTGCGCTTAACTTTGCTTACGTCTTTGTCAGTCATATAAAACTCGTTTTGCTCATGTGTTCGGGCGCTTCGCTACACGCATTCACGTGCCTTGAAGCGCGCCTCTTTCAGTTCGACGCACGGTACAGCCCGTGCGCATCGATGTAGGCCAGGACCGCGTCGGGCACCAGGAAACGTACCGACTTACCGCTGGCCAGCAGTTGACGGATCTGGGTGGCGGATACCGCGAGCGGCGTCTGCCAGACGAATGCAATCTGTCCGCTCGGCCCTTTCAGGGCCAGCGGGTCGCTCACCGAGCGTGCCGCCAGCAGGTTGCGCAAGGCATCCGGCGGCTCGCTGTCGGCATCCGGGCGTTGCAGCACCAGGATGTGGCAATGCTGGAGCAACTCTTCCCAGCGGTGCCAAGTGGGCAGGCCGCAAAATGCGTCCCAGCCCAGAAGCAGAAAAACCTGGGCATCGGCGGCCAGTTCGGCGCGCATCAGCTCCAGGGTGTCAATGGAGTAGGACGGCTTGTCCCGCAGCAATTCACGGGCGTCCACGACCAACGGCGCCACACCGGCCACCGCGCACTCGACCATCGCCAAACGGTCTTGCGCCGAAACCCTCGGCATCTCCCGATGAGGCGGCCTGGCGCTGGGCGTCAGGCGTAGCTCATCGAGGCCCAGGGCATCGGCCACTTCCAGCGCACCGCGCAAATGGCCGATGTGCACCGGGTCGAACGTGCCGCCCAGGATGCCGATGCGCTTTGGCGCGGTGGTCGCCGTCACAGCGGTCTTAGTCATAGGGGCCAGTGCGTCAAGGTCGCCCAAGTCAGGCCGGCTCCTGCCCGCGCAACTGGCCGTCGCCCACCACGATGTACTTCTCGCAGGTCAGGCCTTCGAGGCCCACCGGGCCGCGGGCGTGCAGCTTATCAGTAGAAATGCCGATCTCGGCACCCAATCCGTATTCGAAACCGTCGGCGAAGCAGGTCGGGGTGTTGATCATCACCGAGGCCGAGTCCACCTCGGCGACGAAGCGCCGGGCTTCGCCCTGGTGCTCGCTGACGATGGCGTCGGTGTGATGGGAGCCGTGGCGATTGATGTGCTCGATGGCCTGGTCCAGCCCGTCGACCACGCGGATCGACAGGATCGGCGCCAGGTATTCGGTGTCCCAGTCCTGCTCGGTGGCGGCCACCGCCTCGATGATCGCCCGGGTGCGCTCGCACCCACGCAGTTCGACGCCTTTTTCGCGGAACTGGGCCGCCATCGCCGGCAGGAAGGCCTGGGCCACGGCCTGGTCCACCAGCAGGGTTTCCATCGCGCCACAGATGCCATAACGGTAGGTCTTGGCATTGAAGGCAATGCGCTGGGCCTTCGGCAACTCGGCGTGGGCACTGACGTAGACGTGGCAGATGCCGTCCAGATGCTTGATCACCGGCACGCGGGCGTCACGGCTGATCCGCTCGATCAGGCCCTTGCCACCGCGCGGGACAATGACGTCGACGAACTCGGGCATGCTGATCAACGCGCCGACGGCGGCGCGGTCGGTGGTCTCCACCACTTGCACCACGGCGGCCGGCAGATCGGCCTCGGCCAGACCGCGCTGGATGCAGGCGGCGATGGCACGGTTGGAATGAATCGCCTCGGAACCGCCGCGCAGGATGGTCGCGTTACCCGACTTCAGGCACAGGCTCGCGGCATCGATGGTCACGTTCGGCCGCGACTCGTAGATGATCCCGACCACACCCAGCGGCACGCGCATCTTGCCCACCTGGATGCCCGACGGCCGGTAGCTCATGTCGCGGATCGCGCCGACCGGGTCCGGCAATGCCGCGACCTGACGCAAGCCGACGATCATGCCGTCGATGCGGGCCGGGGTCAGCGCCAGGCGTTCGAGCATCGCCGGCTCCAGGCCATTGGCCCGGCCGGCGGCCAGGTCCAGTTCGTTGGCGGCGGACAACTCGGCGCGAGCGGCGTCCAGCGCATTGGCGGCGGCTTGCAGGGCGCGGTTTTTCTGCGCGGTGCTGGCACGGCCGATGATGCGCGACGCCGCGCGGGCGGCGCGACCCAGGCGGGTCATGTAGTCAAGAACGGACTCAGTCATGGTCTGTGTGGTCTTGGCGGTGAGGAAAGCGGCAGATTATAGCTGTCGTAACCCTCGACTAACAGCATGGACTCACAGCGGTGACCGGCGGAGGAACAAAAAGACGCCGACAGCCACGGTTCACGTGCGTGTTCAGTGGTGATTAAGCTTCGCATTGCTATCATCGCCCTTCCTTTGGCCTCACTGCGTCTATCGCCATGACCGATCCAACCCCTTCGC contains:
- a CDS encoding gamma-glutamyl phosphate reductase, translating into MTESVLDYMTRLGRAARAASRIIGRASTAQKNRALQAAANALDAARAELSAANELDLAAGRANGLEPAMLERLALTPARIDGMIVGLRQVAALPDPVGAIRDMSYRPSGIQVGKMRVPLGVVGIIYESRPNVTIDAASLCLKSGNATILRGGSEAIHSNRAIAACIQRGLAEADLPAAVVQVVETTDRAAVGALISMPEFVDVIVPRGGKGLIERISRDARVPVIKHLDGICHVYVSAHAELPKAQRIAFNAKTYRYGICGAMETLLVDQAVAQAFLPAMAAQFREKGVELRGCERTRAIIEAVAATEQDWDTEYLAPILSIRVVDGLDQAIEHINRHGSHHTDAIVSEHQGEARRFVAEVDSASVMINTPTCFADGFEYGLGAEIGISTDKLHARGPVGLEGLTCEKYIVVGDGQLRGQEPA
- a CDS encoding 50S rRNA methyltransferase, whose protein sequence is MRLRLIAVGSRMPKWVEEGWHEYAKRLPSELALELVEIPLNTRGKNADVARFIRQEGEAMLAKVGPNERIVTLEVHGKPWSTEQLAVELDRWRLDSRTVNFMVGGPEGLAPEVCARADQRWSLSPLTLPHPLVRILIGEQLYRVWTVLSGHPYHK
- a CDS encoding ribosome-associated protein IOJAP is translated as MTDKDVSKVKRKGTFKSAPLPVEAHVGAALAGEELVKVSVAALEDVKAQDIQVIDVRDKQSITDFMIIATGTSNRQIGAMLDKVREAVKAQGVKPLGEEGKGDSDWVLLDMDDVIVHMMTASARQFYDLERLWAGAEQSRAADARHHSPENTHEHFTKLNKDQQ
- a CDS encoding nicotinate-nucleotide adenylyltransferase, whose translation is MTKTAVTATTAPKRIGILGGTFDPVHIGHLRGALEVADALGLDELRLTPSARPPHREMPRVSAQDRLAMVECAVAGVAPLVVDARELLRDKPSYSIDTLELMRAELAADAQVFLLLGWDAFCGLPTWHRWEELLQHCHILVLQRPDADSEPPDALRNLLAARSVSDPLALKGPSGQIAFVWQTPLAVSATQIRQLLASGKSVRFLVPDAVLAYIDAHGLYRASN